GATCGTCACCCTGCGCAAAGGGCGGGTGCAGGAGGTGGGCACGCCCGCCGAGCTCGCGGTGTCCGGGGGCATCTACTCCCAGCTGCTCGAGCTGCAGCAGGCCGGCACCAAGCAGGCCCGGAAGCTGCTCAAGGAGTACGGGATCGCCGGCTGAGCGTGCAGACGAGGGGGGGTGCCTCTATGGTTTTCGTCAAGCCGCGAGAGCGACTGATGATGGTGCTGGCGGGGCGGTCGGATCTTGATACAGGGTGCCATCGCGGAGCATCGCGTAGAGCACGTCGGTGCGGCGCCGGGCCAGCGCAATCAGCGCCTGGTTGTGGCGTTTGCCCTGGGCTCGTTTGCGGTCGTAGTACGCCCTGGAAGGCGGGTGTGACAGCGAAGCGAACGCTGAGAGGAACAGGGCCCGCTTCAGGCGCTTGTTTCCTCCCCGGGCTACGTGCTCTCCGCGGATCGAGGTCCCTGAGCGTCGGGTGACCGGGGCGATCCCGGCGTATGAGGCCAGATGCCCGGCATCGACGAAGTCCTTGCCCACAACTTCAGTGAGGATGCGTGCGGCGGTCCTGATCCCTACTCCGGGCATCGAGATCAGGACCGGGTGAAGAGGGTGGGCCTCCACCACAGCCTCCACCTGGGAGGCCAGTCCGGCCCGCTGACGGGTCAGTCCGGCGAGTTGTTCGGCCAGGATGGGCACCACGGTGGCCGCGGCCTGCGTGCCAGCCACGACCACGGACTGCTCGTCCAGGGCTTGGAAGATCTGCTCCGTGAGCGAGCCCGCCAGTCGTGGGGCGTGCTTGCGCAGCCGGGCACGCACATTCCCCGCCCCGGCGGTCTTCAGCTGCGCCGGGGTGGGGTACCGGCCGAGAAGGTCTGCCACGGCGGGGTGGGTGATCCTGGGCCCGAGCACGCGCTCAAGCGCCGGGTGGATCTGGGTGAGGAGTCCGCGCAGCCGGTTCGAGGTCGCGGTGATCTGCGCGGCGAGGTCGTCATCGAAACCGGCGAGCATGGCCAGCTCTGCGATCTGTTCCTCATCGACTCGGATGGAGCGCAGCGTATGGGGCATCGTGCGGGCTGCTTCAGCGATGATCGCCGCGTCCTTGGCGTCGGTCTTGGCCGAGCCGGGGTGCAGGTCAGCGATCCGTCGCATCGCCAGCCCGGGCAGGTACGCCACCTCAACGCCCTCGCAGGCCTGGGCCACGGCCACGGGCAGGGCCCCAATCGTGGCCGGCTGGTCCACCACGAGCAGCACCGGCCCGTAGGTGGTGGTGAGCTCGGCGAGGATGCCGCGTAGGCGGGTCTCGTCGTTGGGCAGGGCCTTGTCGTAGACCTTCTTCCCGGCCGCGGTGAGGGCCACGGCGTGGTGCTCGGCCTTGCCGACGTCAAGGCCGATGAACACGGCTGGGGGCTGGACTGTCATCGCGGTCGTCCTCCTGGGCTTGCGGGGGCCATGAGTGTGCTGGCCAGCTCCAGTGGTGATCACGCTCGGCATCCACGTTACGAAGGGCCCCGGTGAGGGGCTCGCGCCTCTATTAGCGATCCGTGGTCACCAGACCGGTCCTCGGTGACAACACCCCCCGGATCATGCAGTCGACTGGGGGCAACGATCATGCCGAGGACCGGCTGGCCGGCACCTGCTCATCCTGATCGATGGAGGAGCCACGAGAAAGGTAACGGGGGCTCCTGCGCTCAGCGGTCCCTGATCTCTGCGGTGGAGTACCGCACGTCCGCGGGGACGTCCACCGTCACCGCGGTGCCCGCCTCCCCCTCGGCCGCGTCCGGGATCTCCCCGCTGAAGCCGCCGCACCCCTCGGACCACGCCACCGGCACGTAGTGGAGGTCCTGGGGGTCCAGGTAGCCGATCGAGGACGGGCCGGCGTCGGGGTCCTCGCACGCCAGCAGCACCCGGTGGGGGCGGACGTCGTTCGGGGCGCCGCTGGAGGTCTCCCTGCCGTCCGCGCCCGTGCCGGTGGTCCCGCCGGCGAGTTCCTCGGCGGCCTCGTCCACGACCGGGGCGTCCTCGCCCGCGGCGAGCACGCCGTGCAGGCCGTCGAGGTCGGGCCCGTCCTGAAACGCGAGCACAGACAGGTCCGGCTCCCACAGGTCCGGGAACGCGACCGCGGTGTTCTCCCTGTCCGGAGCACCGATGACGACCCCGGCGTCGGTCAGCAGGACGCGCGGGTCGCGCCGGATCGAGGCGAGCTCGGCCTCCCGGGCCGCGGAGACCTCGGCCTTCTGCGCGGCCGGGGACGACGACGTCGCCCCCGCGGTGCCGTCGGTCGCAGTCGCGGGGGAGGGGCTCGAGATGGAAGGGCTCGAGGTGACGGAGCCGGCCGCCGAGGAGGCCGGAGCCGCGGACGGCTCGGCGGGGGCGGCGCACCCGGCCAGGCCCAGCGCGAGGGCGAGGGCCGCCGTCGTGCGGGTGACGGGGCGGTGCGGGCGGGCGGCGGTGACGGCCATGGCGGACCTCCGAGCGAGGGGGAGGCGGGGCTCCCGGCGCCCGCCCGGCCTGCCGCCGTGCGGTGCGTGAGGCGAGCCTAGGCGTTCAATGTGACTGATGTCACCCCCGTCAGCGGCCCTTCATCACCGCCAGTCGTCCGGCCTCGCCGGGGGGCACGAGGAACTCGTACCGGATGGCCCCGTCCACGATGTGCTCGGCGGCCACGGTGTACCGCACGTCGATCGGGGAGCAGCGCGGCCCGGTGCCGATCACGAGGTAGGTCTGGCCGGCCACGACGTCCACCCCGGAGGTGTCCGACTCCGGGACGGGCGAGCCGTGCTCGCACAGCAGGACCACCCGGTGGATCTCGCCCGGCCCGGAGACGGGCACGGTGAGCACCCCCGGCTCACCCACGGGGTCCTGCCTGGCCGGCACGAGCGCCTCCGCGACCACGGGCTCGGTCTCGGGATCCCACTCCTCCGACTGCCACACGTCGGTGGTGCGCGCCCAGGCGTCGAAGGTCATGCCGCCCTCGCCCTCGGTGAAGAGCGCCGCCGGCACGTCGACCACGGCGTACCGCGGCCCCTCACGCTCCGCGGCCTCCCTCTCGGCCTGGATGGACGCGCGGGCCGAGGCCGCCGGGTCGTCGCCCTGCGCGGCCGCCCGGGCGTTGGAGAGCGGCTCGCGGCTCTCCTCGGGGGCCGGGTCCGCGCCGACCGAGGTCGAGGACGACGACGGCCCCGCACCGGACCCCGACCCCGCGCAGCCGCTCAGTCCCAGTGCCAGGGTGAGGGCCGCCGTCGTGAGCAGCAGGGCGATCCGGGGGCGGCGGGGGCGTTCCACGGCTTCAGCCTATGCGCTGGATGTGCCGAGGGTCACCCGCCGAGTCTGAGCGCCCGGCGGATCGTGCGGGTGACGGACAGGGCCGTCAGCTGCGAGGTGCGCGGATTGTCCGGGGAGGGCGCGGACGCGACGGCCAGCT
This Micrococcus flavus DNA region includes the following protein-coding sequences:
- a CDS encoding IS110 family transposase; the protein is MTVQPPAVFIGLDVGKAEHHAVALTAAGKKVYDKALPNDETRLRGILAELTTTYGPVLLVVDQPATIGALPVAVAQACEGVEVAYLPGLAMRRIADLHPGSAKTDAKDAAIIAEAARTMPHTLRSIRVDEEQIAELAMLAGFDDDLAAQITATSNRLRGLLTQIHPALERVLGPRITHPAVADLLGRYPTPAQLKTAGAGNVRARLRKHAPRLAGSLTEQIFQALDEQSVVVAGTQAAATVVPILAEQLAGLTRQRAGLASQVEAVVEAHPLHPVLISMPGVGIRTAARILTEVVGKDFVDAGHLASYAGIAPVTRRSGTSIRGEHVARGGNKRLKRALFLSAFASLSHPPSRAYYDRKRAQGKRHNQALIALARRRTDVLYAMLRDGTLYQDPTAPPAPSSVALAA